The Pseudochaenichthys georgianus chromosome 23, fPseGeo1.2, whole genome shotgun sequence sequence ACTACACACATATCGACAGCAGTGGTATACAAACAATCTCATAGAAGAATAAGCTTTCTGCTTTGGGGTTCTGCTAGGATATGTGACGCACACTTCACAGATCACATCCACTTGAGATGAAATCAAAACCACCACACAATGTACGCCAAATCACTGAAACATTTGTAGTCCAAAGATTGGGGAATGTAGAGTCAAATGCACACTGCCATGCGGATTGAAGGAGCTCACCTTGTTAAAGAGGCATTAATATACAAACAAATGAATTCAGTAACAAACGGCGTATTAACAATCACTGTGAACACACTGTGACCGAGGTTCATCTAAAAACCCTAAAGTGGTGTCTTCCAAAATGGAAGATTTAGAATGAGTACACCTTTTTGTAGTTTTCTTTCTGTCGGGTGGAGATGAATGTAAGGAGCCATTCCATGTTCACGCTTAACAACCAACAAGGATTATTGCACCAACTCATCTAAGGCCTCTCAACCATTATCACAGGGATGTAAAAATGCCAAGGCCCTCACAAAGCAACCCATCTTTAAATAACTATATCATATATACACTTCTTCATAACCAGCACTGGTCCTCAGACAGTTGAAAAGTGCTGAAAATATATAGCGATCATCTTCATCATTGTATAAACTGGTCAACAGGAAGGAGGATTTGGAGACGCTTATAAACTTCTAAATAGTTTTTCACTGGAATCTTTACCGGAAAATAAGCTTTAGATCTTTTGCGGTCAAGTTCAGTAACATGCGACAAAGCAAGTAATTTGAGAAGCAGCGGATTAAAAAGTGAAATTATTAATACTTGAGTAACAGATGAGTGCTGTCTGTCTAATCCTACACATGTACCCATGTAAGGCACAACAGCCTAAGCAGTGCATGTGGTCCTTCTCGTTTGCCTTTAGCATTAGCATCTTTTTAAAGGACGCTGCTGTAATAGCTACTCCACACATCCCATTCCACTATAAGACACATACATCGTCCATACTGCATTTACAGATGTTTTAGTTACCAGAGGAGGTGAAAGGTTCGTCACCAACCAGAGAACAGTAACCCTTCCCTTTTCAACATGCTTGCTTGGAAGTCGAAACAAGCAAATAAGAGCATGTTTTGCAGCTTTTGAACCtgatgttgaaaaaaaaagaaaagaaaactggaTCATCAGTTCACTCGGAGGTGCTGCAGAGACACAGTTACCATGGAGACGGACTGCAGTGGGGCTACCTCTCCTATCTAAACTGCGACTGTTGGGCTTTCCATTTTCCTCCTTTCAGATTGACTCTGGAGGATCTTCCTGGATGCAGATCAGTGCTACTCTTCAAGCCCCCTCCCACTGGGCTCtgacatttgtttttaagcCAACTCTCTGATCCCTTTAGACATGCAGCCAATCCTAAAATAGTCTGGAGAAGCAATAAAGATAGAGCAGCCTGAAACTGAGCAGATGTGATTCAGCCACTCGTGATATGAACACAAAACTCTCCTGAATTAACTGAGTTGGGATTCATCTCAACTCACGACGTTGGGACGCCCGAGAATGTCAAGTAGAAAATCAGTAGGAAACCGCAGCATGTAAAGAAACACAGCTTAGAAGAATTAGTACCCACCCCAGCCTTTTGTCCGTGTGGTCAAGTAGAAATTGAATCAGGCGCAGGTTAATTTGCCAGCCGAATGTGAGCAGAATTTATACTAGATCATGTTTAAAAATACACACAGCAACACCCTTGATCGGATTTCAAATCTTCACATTCAATCAGTCACTTGTTCAAGGTTCTTTTATCCAAAATTACTAAAATAATATGTTTAACCTGGCAATCTAGCCGAACAAGTCTTTCAGATCGTTGTTGACAGATGCGCTATGTTTAATTCCACTTTGGTTCAGGGGGCTGGGGGCAGCAGCGGAGGGTGGAGCAAAGTTCTGCGGGCTGAAAAAAGGGTTTGCTTGCATCCCGAAGCTGCTGGGCACCCCTCCCATAGCAACAGGAGCAGCGTGCATCTGAGTCTGAGCGTTCTGGGCCGAACCAAACTGATTGAGCCACGGGGCGTTGGTGCTGGGCGGGGCCATTTGGTTGAGGGTGACTTTGGGCTGGCTGGGTTTAAAAAGACTGTCCAACGCTGACAGATCTTTATTGGTCTGCCCGATGGGTCCTTGACTCTGCGTCAAAGCTCCGAAGTTGGGGGTGCTGGTGGTGGTTGCCATGCCGCTGTAGAGGCCGGGGCCCGTAGGACGCATGCCCATCCCCATGCCCCCTGCCTGGAAGCCCATGGACGGGTTGAAGCCGTTGGAGACCGGGGCGCCCATGGAGCCCACCATGGGGCCGGGGGAGGGGAAGGCAGCGATGGTGGAGCTCTGCACTGGGGAGGGGCGAGCCGTGTTGGCCAATGAGAGGCTGTTTAGCGAGGTCATGTTGTTGAGCAGGCTGCTGGTCAGATCTTTAGTCTGCAAGAAAAACAAGATGCGGGTTTAAACTCGTCAAGGGTTTTATAAGGAGACCCTGAGAGGCAGCAGAGTATGACAAATGTTGGTGATATATTGTTTTTGAGTCAGATTTGATCATGTTTGTTGCTTAGGAACGGATGGAGAAAGAAGAGTTTCGCCTGCATGATTTTGTATATGTTTTGTGAACACTAACCCCGGCATGGAGAAATCACCTGGAAATAAACCATGAGATTTCAGTCCTATTTATGACATGAGGTAGTAGCAACCACTAATCAACtagaaaaatgaaaaatgtttcCCATACCAATTGAATTAAGGGCTTTAGAAATATCATGTAGGCAAACCTTTTCTCACCTGTACTCAAGTCATGATTAGAGGAAGGAAAACCATTTAGATCAGTCTTAGAAAAATGGATTTCCACATTTGTCTTTCCCTCAGTTGCCTCTCCGTAGTTAGTTTTCTGTTCACAGATGTTTTGAGGCGTTACCTTGGTGTTGGACGTGTTGGCTGGTTTGATGCTCTGAGGCGCTAAAGGCTGCTGGTTCCTCAGCTTGGCGGCCTGCTCCTGCTCCTTAGCCAATCGCTGCTTCTCCTCCAGAGTCAGAGACATCTATGGGGGGCGCACAACAAGAGAGACCATGGAGAAATTAGACTGGTACCTAAAGGTGGACATTTCTGGATATTAGGTATGACATTGTTTTCATACTCTATTAGGCTGTGGGGCGGCTGCTGCAGGTCCATTCTCTTTCCCGTTAACCCCTGAGGAGCCGAAGATATCATCAATCTGAaaaaaagacacatttaaagTGAATCTTTGCACCACAGAAAGGTATAAAACAAGAACttcattgtaaaaaaaaaaatggtgttcACACAGTACTTTAAAGATAATCTCATGTTGTCATAGAAACACCCTCTCACCTGGTTGCTGCTGTTAGGAGGGCTCTTGTTCATCTCTGTCTGGTTCCCTGGGTTTGGGATGTTTATACTCCTGTTAGAAGAGACACAATGAACTGAATCAGGAAGCAAAAGGATTTGAACGGACGGAGGCATGGTTAGTCATGCCATTATCATATTCATGTGACCAGGATCAAATGCTAATTGCTTTCTGAGACAGATCCGTTACCCCAGATAAtagtttgtataaaatccacATTAATAtgtgtcagagaatattttaatcCGATCTGTGTATTTTAGAGATTCTCAGTCTTTCTTGCATGTGCCCCGTCTGTAACTTGAGGAGGACAAAGGTCAAGAGGCCTTCGACCTTTCCTGTGGGGGAAGTTTGGACCATGCGAGTTGGTAATAACAAACCAGTCTTTGTTCCAAATGCCTGGTACTAATTAGAGAAAACGTGGGCTCTTAGTTCCCTCCTTTTCTGAGGCATAGATGTGTTCCTGTCTTGCTTTGGGCAGAGTTGGCTTGGGATCTCATGAGGAAAGTTGTGAATACCTTGTGAaccctaaataataataataaataataataatttcaatttatatagcgcctttcacgaaacccaaggacgctttacaatgggaagtaacaaaacaaaaggtaaaAATAGAATATCAGTGTATTGACTAAGGACGTTCCAGTTTCCATCCTTTCCTGAACATTGGTTATACATTGCTAAACCGAAGTTTTCTTCACAATATGTATAACCATTTCAGATTTAGTCAGAGAGATTCCAAAGCAGGATATAGTGGGGGGTGATTCGTTAAATGTGACACGCACCTCTGCTGCTCCTGCATGCTGTGCAGCTGCTCCAACTTGGTCTTGTGTTCGGCCTCCATCCGGTTCAGCATTTCCCGAATGACCGCCATGAACGAGTTAAACTGGGATGAATTGGACAATATTACATAAAAGGGAACAAAAGCAAGTATGCAGATGATAAAAATATGTCGCATGTGTGTTGTACCTGGCTCAGGTTGAGGTTGTTGTCTATACTCAGAGAGACCAGGTGGGGCAGGCTCTTGGTGGCGAGGTGTTCTTTGGGGATGCCCAGCTTCTTGTGGCTGAAGGTGCACTTATAGATTCCTACAAGAATTCAGAAGTCAAATAACCAATCATTAAGTGTTTAAAGTATGCCAGTAAGTAGTGATGCACACAGGGACATACAGTATATGTGACTTTGTATTTGTTATTATCTATCGAGCAGAGGTGAGAGAAGAGATCTTGTAGTTaagaaaaagtagaagtaccagagtgtaggaatactctgttacaacttGTACAAATTCCTACATTCAAATGTTACCTGAgttaaagtacaaaagtattagcataaaAATATACTtatagtaccaaaagtaaaagtactcattgtgctgattggtccatttcagaataatatatgatatgttttataatgattgatcattaaaaagtgttctcaaagctggttaaggtgcagctagtttgaatgactttgtatactgcagggtagcttgtgaatttactccaggtggaactaaagtctgatttaagagttgattataaTTCAAATCATTAATAAAATgttgaaaagtaactaaaggtattaaataaatgtagtgggtaCTGGTAGAAGTACAACATGCAGTGCAGTGCTTgatgtacttaattactttaCACTACTGCTTTCTAGAACGTTTTCATTCAATCGCATGTTAATAATAAAACGCATCAGGACATTCTCTTACTTTTCCtcctaaaaataaaaaaattacaaATATCTCAATTTTCTAGATCATTCAAATTCAGCTAAAAGAAAGAAATGCAGTGAATCATACTTTCTCTAACGTTTTTTACTTAACGAAAGGAAGCTAGTCCAACATATTTTTATAACAAACTGTTACAACTGTTTAAGGACTTCAATTTGACATcatgatctgtgtgtgtgtggctgttttCTTTTTAACAGGTATCTGAGCAATGGCTGATAGATCAGTTTATCTCTAGTAGAAGTTGAGTGGAGTGTGGCTTGTCCTTTTTctttacccagaatccccatgAGTACTGCTGGTTCTCTGGAGGGGATCTGTTGTAGGAAGGGCAGGATCTCATCGATGACGTACCACTTGTCAAGATATTCCAAAATCTTccccagacacaccagggagttCACTCGTACCTACCAACAACATGGAAAGATACTTAAAACATCTAAATACATTTCAAACTCAAACATTTCAGTAGTTGGTAGAAGAGTGGAATAAAGGTGTTACAAGGGGACAAGGTCAACAGTATAGACACCTAAAAGGAATCACCGTAGAAACACTATTGTTGCCTGGGAAACAGTACAAGCTGAGAGCAGAAGATGTTGATATTGGAGACTCACAGCAAGTGAAGAGGTCTGTAGGCAGGCGGATTTGATTCGAGGGATGAGAGCGTTCTTCATGGACGGGTAGTCGATCAGGTTGGCAAACGTTGGGATGATGTTCAGGCACAGCTCCTACTCAGCCATGGATAACTCACAAGTTAGGAAATCTGACATGTATATGGTGCCAATGCATCAAATCTAACTATGCTCTGAACAGCAGCACTGAAAACACAAGTATGCCATGTTCAGTAATTGACTTAGTGTTGACTTCTCTACTTTACAGGGTCTCCAACGGCCATACCTGGATCTGTACAGACGGCGCTTCCAGGGCTCTGTAGACCATAGGCAGCACGCTGTTCTTAATCTCCTCTGAGGGGGTCTTGGTCAACAGCAGGTCCATCTTCTGAAGGAATATCAGCAGGATCTGTGCAGCACAGGGACTCAGTCAGGAACACAAAAGCTCATGTTGTTCTCTACATATGACTGAAGTAGTGAATGGAAGAGGCGGGGCGATAGGTGGCTGATGATGAGCATTAATTTAGACAGACAACACAAACTAGTGACTGGAGCATATTCACAGCAAAGACCACTCACCATGTTACTAGCCTGAAGATGCATGGGAAGAGAAATACAGAGAGAGACAAGTCTTGATAAAGTGACAGACCAAAGCCAAACAAAGCATGCTCTTTACATATATTTAATCAAATCCCCAAAACAAGTGCCAAAGGGGCGAAATGATCATGCAAGGATTTAAAGAGGGAAAGCACATTCTAGCCAAAGCTTACAAACAATAGTCCTTTTTAACGCTCGTTTCTGTGAGGGTGTACCTGAATGGGCTCCTGCTGCTTGAAAACAGGCGTGAGGTCGGGCATGATGAGCCGCACGTACTCCTCCTTGGTGCACTGCTCTGCGATCAGCAGCACGTTGGGCAGCACGAAGGGAACCATGTCCGGGTTCACAAACTCTGAGGTCAGAGCCGGAAGGATGCGATACACCACCACTCTCTGAGAGACAGGAGTGGGTCACAGAAGCCATGAACGAATACTCGGACTGTAATACTGCATGTTCATGATGAGTCCACAAGGGACCACATTAAGGGAAGATAAAACAGGAACTAAACATGCCAAGAAACTGTGCAAGAAATTGACTCACAGGTGCATGTTTTTGTACAGTGCCAGTTAGCACACAACTAAACAGAAATAGAAGCACTGAAAGCATCATTACAGTAACATCAGTTATTCAAAAGGTTGGACCTCAAATGGACACGAGATGTTCTTTTCAAAGTCCTGATATAACAGGGAATGATAGGTCTGACATCAGTAGTCCGTTtggctatttttattaaattccgATAAACACTTTTGACCTGATAAAGGTTGCATACCCTGTACAAAATGCACAAGCAGTTACCTTGGGGAGTTTGGGCAGGACTTTAGGGAGGCCTTTGTAGAACTGGGACTTCTGGAGATTGTCTCTCTGGAAGAGGGAGTCAAAGTACTGCAGGGTCACAGCACCCACGTCGTCAAAAAATGGAATCTGAACAAAACACGCAAAAACACAACGAGAAAAATGTGTCCTTAAAGAAAATGCAGGTGAAATGAGATATCACCGACATACGCTTTCTTTGCATCTCCAGACATGTCGTGCCAACAATGCAAACCTTGGTCATCTGATCAGCATCCGGTCGCACGTTGGGTGTGACGCTGAGCAGCATCTTGACGTGTTCCCGAACCTCCTCTGGGAGCTTGTTCAGCACTGCCGGACTTATGCTGCTCAGCTAGGATTGAAAAACATAGACGGAATGCATcacaacagagatgagaacCAGTGTTTTAGTGGCAAAAGTAAAAAAACTCTTGAGATATTCCTAAAAATCAAGTCATGCAGCAGACTACTAAATTGGCGGGAGCTCAAGTCCTCAGTCGCTTGTCCTGAAGTGTGTCCATTTGATCTTAGCTCCACCCACCTGGTCCAGTTGCCTGCTGAAGCTCTTGAATATGTCGTGCTTGTTGACTTGGAAAACAGGCTTGCCCTCGTTAAAGACGGCATGCATGACCACGCCCAGCGAGTACATGTCGGAGGCGGAGTCACAGCTGACGGACAGGATGTACTCGGGGGCCAGGTACTCAGGgttagggagggagagcaggGAGAGGTTGGGCTCCCACTCTTTACATGTGTACTTAGGCTGAGGAAGATGAGAGAACACGAGGAGGTAAAGATGTGACAATACTCCAAGATGTTCATTTGGTAGAGCGTTACAAATCTAAGGGATCCAACACACCTCAGCGTCGGAGGGGTTGTTGGAGGAGATGCTGAAGTCAAAGCCCATGATCTTCCAGGCGCCGCTCTTGTTCAGGATGATGTTCTCTGGACACAGGTTGCCGTGGA is a genomic window containing:
- the scyl2 gene encoding SCY1-like protein 2 isoform X2; this translates as MESMLNKLKSTVTKVTADVTSAVMGNPVTREFEVGRHIASGGPGLCWRIYNGTKKSTKQEVAVFVFDKKTVDKYQKFEKDQIVDSLKKGVQQLTRLRHPRLLTVQHPLEESRDCLAFCTEPVFASLANVLGQRENLPTPLPTDIKEYKLYDVETKFGLLQISEGLSFLHSGVKMVHGNLCPENIILNKSGAWKIMGFDFSISSNNPSDAEPKYTCKEWEPNLSLLSLPNPEYLAPEYILSVSCDSASDMYSLGVVMHAVFNEGKPVFQVNKHDIFKSFSRQLDQLSSISPAVLNKLPEEVREHVKMLLSVTPNVRPDADQMTKIPFFDDVGAVTLQYFDSLFQRDNLQKSQFYKGLPKVLPKLPKRVVVYRILPALTSEFVNPDMVPFVLPNVLLIAEQCTKEEYVRLIMPDLTPVFKQQEPIQILLIFLQKMDLLLTKTPSEEIKNSVLPMVYRALEAPSVQIQELCLNIIPTFANLIDYPSMKNALIPRIKSACLQTSSLAVRVNSLVCLGKILEYLDKWYVIDEILPFLQQIPSREPAVLMGILGIYKCTFSHKKLGIPKEHLATKSLPHLVSLSIDNNLNLSQFNSFMAVIREMLNRMEAEHKTKLEQLHSMQEQQRSINIPNPGNQTEMNKSPPNSSNQIDDIFGSSGVNGKENGPAAAAPQPNRMSLTLEEKQRLAKEQEQAAKLRNQQPLAPQSIKPANTSNTKTKDLTSSLLNNMTSLNSLSLANTARPSPVQSSTIAAFPSPGPMVGSMGAPVSNGFNPSMGFQAGGMGMGMRPTGPGLYSGMATTTSTPNFGALTQSQGPIGQTNKDLSALDSLFKPSQPKVTLNQMAPPSTNAPWLNQFGSAQNAQTQMHAAPVAMGGVPSSFGMQANPFFSPQNFAPPSAAAPSPLNQSGIKHSASVNNDLKDLFG
- the scyl2 gene encoding SCY1-like protein 2 isoform X1, whose protein sequence is MESMLNKLKSTVTKVTADVTSAVMGNPVTREFEVGRHIASGGPGLCWRIYNGTKKSTKQEVAVFVFDKKTVDKYQKFEKDQIVDSLKKGVQQLTRLRHPRLLTVQHPLEESRDCLAFCTEPVFASLANVLGQRENLPTPLPTDIKEYKLYDVETKFGLLQISEGLSFLHSGVKMVHGNLCPENIILNKSGAWKIMGFDFSISSNNPSDAEPKYTCKEWEPNLSLLSLPNPEYLAPEYILSVSCDSASDMYSLGVVMHAVFNEGKPVFQVNKHDIFKSFSRQLDQLSSISPAVLNKLPEEVREHVKMLLSVTPNVRPDADQMTKIPFFDDVGAVTLQYFDSLFQRDNLQKSQFYKGLPKVLPKLPKRVVVYRILPALTSEFVNPDMVPFVLPNVLLIAEQCTKEEYVRLIMPDLTPVFKQQEPIQASNMILLIFLQKMDLLLTKTPSEEIKNSVLPMVYRALEAPSVQIQELCLNIIPTFANLIDYPSMKNALIPRIKSACLQTSSLAVRVNSLVCLGKILEYLDKWYVIDEILPFLQQIPSREPAVLMGILGIYKCTFSHKKLGIPKEHLATKSLPHLVSLSIDNNLNLSQFNSFMAVIREMLNRMEAEHKTKLEQLHSMQEQQRSINIPNPGNQTEMNKSPPNSSNQIDDIFGSSGVNGKENGPAAAAPQPNRMSLTLEEKQRLAKEQEQAAKLRNQQPLAPQSIKPANTSNTKTKDLTSSLLNNMTSLNSLSLANTARPSPVQSSTIAAFPSPGPMVGSMGAPVSNGFNPSMGFQAGGMGMGMRPTGPGLYSGMATTTSTPNFGALTQSQGPIGQTNKDLSALDSLFKPSQPKVTLNQMAPPSTNAPWLNQFGSAQNAQTQMHAAPVAMGGVPSSFGMQANPFFSPQNFAPPSAAAPSPLNQSGIKHSASVNNDLKDLFG